A single Maridesulfovibrio frigidus DSM 17176 DNA region contains:
- the aroL gene encoding shikimate kinase AroL, with product MELPLSKIYLIGPRACGKTTVGRAVAKTLQFDFYDSDAVILEKAGCEISTFVEYNGWDAFRDLETKVLKFLSKLDNVVVSCGGGIVVRTENIEILKEGFTVYLKTDVDTLVQRLSVNPEHGQRPSLTGKPLAEEVREVLEERESLYSDSATVIVSGADSIKGLSAGIVKEFNLIENGDGK from the coding sequence ATGGAGTTGCCCTTGAGTAAAATTTATTTGATCGGTCCCAGGGCTTGCGGGAAAACTACGGTTGGCAGAGCTGTTGCCAAAACATTACAATTTGATTTTTATGACAGCGATGCGGTTATCCTTGAAAAAGCAGGGTGTGAAATATCTACTTTTGTTGAGTATAATGGATGGGATGCATTTCGTGATTTAGAAACTAAAGTCCTTAAATTTCTTTCAAAACTTGATAATGTAGTTGTTTCTTGTGGTGGTGGCATTGTTGTTCGCACGGAAAATATTGAAATTTTGAAAGAAGGTTTTACTGTTTATTTAAAGACAGATGTAGATACTCTGGTTCAGCGTCTGTCTGTAAATCCTGAACATGGCCAGCGACCTTCGCTTACAGGTAAGCCTTTGGCGGAAGAGGTTCGTGAAGTTCTGGAAGAGCGAGAAAGCTTATATTCAGACTCGGCGACGGTTATTGTTAGCGGAGCTGATAGTATCAAGGGACTTAGCGCTGGAATTGTAAAAGAATTTAATTTGATTGAGAATGGAGACGGAAAATAA
- the aroC gene encoding chorismate synthase yields the protein MSGNTFGNLFKVSTYGESHGPGLGGVIDGCPAGIELNEDIIQLELDRRKPGSGIAGTARKEADKVKILSGVFEGKTTGTSIGFHIENTDQRSRDYSKIMNVYRPGHADLSYDAKYGFRDYRGGGRSSGRETVSRVAAGAVAQEILRGEGITFNAYTVRIGGIDAVVTDPDSACDRLFFSPDADVLEKWEKRIKEVRSAGDTLGGVVEVCVKGVPAGLGEPVFDKLDARLAYALMSVGAVKGVEIGSGCASADATGVENNDFINEKGFLSNNAGGILGGISSGQDIVVRAFVKPIPSISIEQQTVDNEGHSAEIKIGGRHDICAIPRIVPVLKAMAMLTVADHLLLQRRMK from the coding sequence ATGAGCGGTAATACTTTCGGCAATCTATTTAAGGTTTCCACTTATGGGGAATCTCATGGTCCCGGTCTTGGCGGAGTTATTGATGGATGTCCTGCTGGTATTGAGTTGAATGAGGACATTATTCAGCTTGAGCTGGACAGGCGCAAGCCCGGATCAGGCATTGCCGGAACTGCTCGCAAGGAAGCTGATAAAGTAAAAATTTTATCTGGTGTTTTTGAAGGTAAGACCACCGGAACTTCCATAGGTTTTCATATTGAGAATACCGACCAGCGTTCCAGAGATTATTCAAAAATTATGAATGTCTACAGACCCGGTCATGCTGATCTCAGTTATGATGCTAAATATGGTTTCAGAGATTACAGAGGCGGAGGACGTTCTTCCGGAAGGGAGACAGTTTCCCGTGTTGCCGCTGGTGCTGTGGCGCAGGAGATCTTGCGGGGTGAGGGGATAACTTTCAATGCTTATACTGTGCGCATAGGCGGTATAGATGCAGTCGTAACTGATCCTGATAGTGCGTGTGACCGATTGTTTTTCAGCCCTGATGCTGATGTTCTCGAAAAATGGGAAAAACGCATAAAAGAAGTTCGCTCCGCAGGTGATACTCTTGGCGGAGTTGTTGAAGTTTGCGTGAAAGGAGTTCCTGCCGGACTCGGTGAGCCTGTATTTGATAAACTCGATGCACGTCTTGCCTACGCACTGATGTCTGTCGGCGCGGTGAAGGGCGTTGAAATTGGTTCGGGCTGTGCTTCCGCAGATGCTACGGGCGTTGAAAATAATGACTTTATTAACGAGAAAGGGTTCTTGTCTAATAATGCTGGTGGAATTCTTGGTGGTATTTCAAGCGGACAGGATATAGTTGTAAGGGCGTTCGTGAAGCCCATTCCGTCTATCAGTATTGAACAGCAGACAGTTGATAACGAAGGCCATTCTGCGGAGATAAAGATTGGAGGCAGGCACGATATATGCGCTATTCCGCGTATCGTGCCGGTTCTTAAAGCTATGGCAATGCTTACTGTTGCCGACCACCTTCTCTTGCAGCGTAGAATGAAATAA
- a CDS encoding Crp/Fnr family transcriptional regulator, with protein sequence MSAETSEYQEHLELIREVPYFSGLDLEAQKLLAYLCVRETFAPGDIVFTAGDVDQSAYYIIKGKMDAYLDISDEPVQSYKEDDFVGALTLIGESKRLFTLKAASDSTCIRLTKDKFEKVREQYPELSTKFLKAAVSKISRREEMFIANYDTTCIGCKSTIGLTLI encoded by the coding sequence ATGAGCGCAGAAACAAGTGAATATCAGGAACATCTGGAATTAATCAGAGAAGTCCCATATTTCTCTGGACTTGATTTGGAAGCTCAAAAACTCCTAGCATACCTTTGTGTGCGCGAAACTTTTGCGCCCGGAGATATTGTTTTTACCGCAGGTGATGTTGATCAATCTGCTTACTACATTATCAAAGGTAAAATGGATGCTTATTTGGACATCAGCGATGAACCTGTCCAATCATATAAAGAAGATGATTTTGTAGGAGCTTTGACCTTAATTGGAGAATCCAAAAGATTGTTTACTCTTAAGGCAGCCTCAGATTCAACCTGTATCAGGCTTACAAAGGATAAATTTGAAAAAGTCAGAGAACAATATCCGGAATTAAGCACTAAGTTCCTAAAGGCAGCTGTCAGCAAAATCAGCCGCAGAGAAGAAATGTTTATCGCAAACTACGACACCACATGCATCGGGTGTAAGTCTACAATAGGACTGACACTCATATAA
- a CDS encoding ABC transporter ATP-binding protein/permease — MITKRPLIYWVKNSNFKLQMIVLVVILFTVGARLVPLEMQKLIINQAISMRKVDLLVRYCSFYIIAVVAASLLKYAITTLQTYIGQEALAKMRKELYAHILTLPLGYFRKANPGMVVSSLITELAPAGEYVGQSIAVPVTNVLTLITFAGYMFYLNPTMACISIAMYPFVIYLVPKLQKKSNTANKQRVDTTRNLSSHINETISGIHEIHGNGSYSIENRKYGNYVDRLFKIRIVWILYKQGIKVLNNFFQNLGPFFLFLVGGYLAIQGKFDLGALVAFLSAYEKIYDPWKELMDFYQVHNDATVRYERVMEYFDVEPEFTLEPEGREPVKLTGEIDIQNLGFTVSGGIKLLKQINLKLKPGEQLALVGFSGSGKSTLAQCVSQLYKYTGGSVKIDGYEVDELTKADMVQNMGIVAQEPFIFSGSIKDNLLYSCMAVLDRDPDKESKMPTRDHMIESIQQAGIFVDVLRFGLNSIVDPEKEKELTDRIVITRENFHADFGDKLADHVEFYQDGQYLDHSTVAENIIFGSANDKSFVGKQLATNKYFVDFLKEAQLETPLLSLGRETAKQTVDILGNLPQEEVFFEQSPIPSEDFEEYKQLVARLDHSTLQDIKGEDRDMLLQLALNFIPGTHKIVALPSVLKTLILDGRQMFFNKVSVEKPDTFSFFRMTEYIPSQTILDNILFGKPKTDHPKIQDAINESMVQLLIMEDLLETIVELGMGFEVGTKGDKLSGGQKQKLAIARTFLKNPPIMIMDEATSALDNRSQNRIQGLLETKWKGKSTLISVIHRLDTIKNYDKVAVMKAGKLMEIGPYDELIAKEGLLYELIHGAK; from the coding sequence ATGATCACCAAACGCCCCCTGATTTATTGGGTTAAAAACAGCAATTTCAAATTACAAATGATTGTGCTGGTTGTAATTCTGTTTACAGTTGGAGCTAGGCTAGTACCGCTTGAAATGCAAAAACTAATCATCAACCAAGCCATCAGTATGCGCAAGGTTGACCTTCTTGTAAGGTACTGTAGTTTTTACATAATCGCAGTGGTAGCAGCCAGTCTGCTAAAATACGCTATTACAACGTTACAGACGTACATCGGCCAGGAAGCGTTAGCTAAAATGCGAAAAGAGCTTTACGCGCATATCCTGACTCTTCCCCTTGGATACTTCAGAAAAGCCAACCCGGGCATGGTTGTATCATCATTAATAACAGAACTTGCGCCTGCTGGTGAGTATGTAGGGCAGTCCATAGCGGTTCCTGTAACGAATGTACTGACTCTGATCACTTTTGCTGGATACATGTTCTACCTGAACCCGACGATGGCATGTATCTCAATTGCCATGTATCCATTCGTTATTTATCTGGTTCCAAAACTCCAGAAAAAATCGAACACAGCGAACAAACAACGTGTTGATACTACAAGAAATCTTAGTAGTCATATTAACGAAACGATTTCCGGTATTCATGAGATTCACGGTAATGGATCTTACTCCATTGAAAATAGAAAATACGGCAATTACGTTGATCGCCTCTTTAAAATAAGAATTGTTTGGATTCTGTACAAACAGGGAATCAAAGTTCTTAACAACTTTTTCCAGAATCTCGGACCATTTTTCCTATTCTTGGTTGGTGGTTACTTAGCAATTCAAGGTAAATTTGATCTTGGTGCTCTGGTCGCTTTCCTTTCCGCTTACGAAAAAATTTACGATCCCTGGAAAGAGTTGATGGATTTCTACCAAGTTCATAATGACGCAACAGTTCGTTACGAACGTGTTATGGAATACTTCGATGTTGAGCCTGAATTTACGCTCGAACCTGAAGGTAGAGAACCAGTTAAACTTACTGGTGAAATTGATATTCAGAACCTCGGCTTCACCGTTTCAGGTGGAATCAAATTACTTAAGCAGATTAACTTAAAACTAAAACCCGGAGAACAGCTCGCGCTGGTCGGATTCTCGGGTAGTGGTAAAAGTACGCTGGCTCAATGTGTATCTCAACTTTATAAGTATACCGGAGGGTCGGTAAAAATCGACGGCTACGAAGTCGATGAACTTACGAAGGCCGACATGGTCCAAAATATGGGTATTGTTGCGCAGGAGCCGTTTATCTTTTCAGGATCAATTAAAGATAACCTGCTTTATTCATGCATGGCAGTACTTGATAGAGATCCTGACAAAGAATCCAAAATGCCTACTCGCGACCATATGATCGAGTCCATTCAGCAGGCCGGAATATTTGTTGATGTTTTACGCTTTGGACTGAACTCTATTGTTGATCCTGAAAAGGAAAAAGAACTCACTGATAGAATCGTTATAACCCGTGAGAACTTCCACGCAGACTTCGGCGATAAACTTGCTGACCACGTTGAATTCTATCAAGACGGACAATATCTGGATCATTCAACTGTAGCTGAAAACATCATCTTCGGTTCAGCTAACGATAAGTCATTTGTCGGCAAGCAGCTTGCTACAAACAAATACTTTGTAGACTTCCTAAAAGAAGCACAGCTTGAAACACCGCTTCTCAGCTTAGGCCGTGAAACAGCAAAACAAACTGTCGATATTTTGGGTAACCTTCCTCAGGAAGAAGTGTTCTTTGAACAAAGCCCAATCCCGAGCGAAGATTTTGAAGAATACAAGCAACTTGTTGCTAGGCTTGATCATAGTACCCTGCAGGATATTAAAGGCGAAGACAGAGATATGCTTCTTCAATTAGCCCTTAACTTCATACCGGGTACACATAAGATCGTCGCGCTTCCATCAGTACTAAAAACGCTGATTCTTGATGGACGCCAGATGTTCTTTAATAAGGTTTCTGTTGAAAAACCTGATACTTTCAGCTTCTTTAGAATGACTGAATATATCCCTTCGCAGACAATTTTGGATAACATCCTTTTCGGTAAGCCAAAAACGGATCACCCAAAAATTCAAGATGCCATTAACGAAAGTATGGTCCAACTCCTTATTATGGAAGACCTACTCGAAACTATTGTTGAACTAGGTATGGGTTTTGAAGTCGGAACAAAGGGCGATAAGCTTTCCGGCGGTCAGAAGCAGAAGCTCGCAATTGCGCGTACCTTCCTCAAGAATCCTCCAATCATGATTATGGATGAAGCGACATCAGCACTTGATAACCGCTCCCAGAACAGGATTCAGGGACTTCTGGAAACCAAATGGAAAGGCAAGTCGACCCTTATCTCGGTAATTCATCGACTTGATACAATTAAAAACTATGACAAGGTTGCCGTGATGAAAGCCGGCAAGCTTATGGAAATAGGACCTTATGACGAACTGATTGCTAAAGAGGGCCTACTTTATGAACTTATACATGGAGCTAAATAG
- a CDS encoding mechanosensitive ion channel family protein, whose translation MTIYKRNTIILITTVLMLLSLSLFNSARAESNKATWTFMVEGIEQDITEQNAAVLILQKNLPAMVKKFNHSINKAKDRLDQLKLLRGLAKRTPWSYRTILLQLDDLNDYVLNAKKSLLIEKNRLKNIKKDIDILAQLNIEDSLKANVKNNLLQQTYQKFNEIHEHASTIKKEIDKYLSRADRAIAAIEENKVLTTTYYRTSMEGFYFEAGPTLLELSSWQDISYSFHEWNRSHSKFYYPLFVWVSWTDFMIYLAIISLICWVVLRQAVKTLLRRPSFIKHSMSAYNLGLIMLSLGAGIFISRKVTLFTSNQITGLIWTELITLGIIICARNFLWAREKSQPAPLIFTPMFTLWALMTAGDMLHMLTMPVDCIGTIWICLSLIALAVMRSNRKRQSLGITKTTSKVSMYILGLGAFATIFGFGAQAMIATQLWFLFLVTLQICNALKTVMTAPEMPDAVEGTEAATENGSAEDKNEATEPIKVQPAEKRQQNQMVQMLYPLSVSVIIFMFIAWAMAYMGGIPFAKFVFRHMDIKIAGAAISIKSLFYILILFFTSRLILFWLKTLVSSTSIAGRKLESALAHTFSTIGSYLVWVIFIISALSLLGIPMSALTWIASGLSIGIGFGLKDIVSNFVSGLIILFGGSIKKGDTLQRNKLIGVVEDVSIRNTTMRALDNSMVIIPNSSFLKGEIVNLNFRDSRIRVAIPITLVPGSKIKKAKKLMLKIVKKHPKVLADPEPSILFKRFGQLGLDFEIYFWVEKFEDQYTTESEIVDNLDQSFQDKKVKVSFRGIKNKYKPKGNEAAQLAAQRDALKEKRKTISRYFRVAALRKHRNLPKLERDKPV comes from the coding sequence ATGACCATATACAAAAGAAATACAATTATCCTGATTACCACCGTCCTGATGCTACTGAGCCTCTCTTTATTCAATTCCGCGCGGGCAGAATCGAATAAAGCAACTTGGACCTTCATGGTTGAAGGTATTGAACAGGATATCACTGAACAAAACGCAGCGGTGCTGATTCTTCAAAAAAACCTACCCGCTATGGTCAAAAAGTTTAACCACAGCATCAACAAAGCAAAAGATAGACTAGACCAACTAAAACTTCTCCGCGGACTGGCTAAACGAACTCCATGGTCCTATAGAACAATCCTACTACAATTGGATGACCTTAACGATTATGTTTTAAATGCCAAAAAGAGTCTTCTTATTGAAAAGAATCGTCTCAAAAACATAAAAAAAGACATTGATATTTTGGCACAGCTAAATATTGAAGATAGTCTGAAAGCTAACGTAAAAAACAATCTACTACAGCAAACCTACCAAAAATTTAATGAAATACATGAACACGCAAGTACGATCAAAAAGGAAATAGATAAATACTTGAGCCGTGCAGATCGAGCGATAGCAGCCATTGAAGAAAATAAAGTTCTGACAACTACGTATTATAGAACTTCAATGGAAGGGTTCTATTTTGAGGCTGGACCGACATTACTCGAACTAAGCAGTTGGCAGGATATCTCATACTCTTTCCACGAATGGAACAGAAGCCACTCTAAATTTTATTATCCTCTTTTCGTATGGGTCAGCTGGACTGACTTCATGATCTATTTAGCTATTATATCTTTGATATGCTGGGTAGTACTTCGCCAAGCAGTCAAAACCCTGCTGAGACGCCCATCATTTATAAAGCACTCAATGTCCGCTTACAACCTTGGACTGATAATGCTTTCACTGGGAGCCGGAATATTTATATCGCGCAAGGTAACCCTCTTCACTTCAAATCAGATTACAGGCCTGATATGGACTGAGCTTATCACTTTAGGGATTATAATTTGCGCACGGAATTTTTTATGGGCAAGAGAGAAAAGCCAACCAGCCCCGCTAATCTTTACTCCAATGTTTACCCTCTGGGCTCTTATGACAGCAGGAGACATGCTTCACATGCTGACCATGCCGGTAGATTGTATCGGTACAATCTGGATATGCCTCAGCCTGATTGCGTTAGCGGTGATGAGATCTAATAGAAAAAGACAGTCCTTAGGAATAACAAAAACAACATCTAAAGTTTCAATGTATATTCTCGGCCTAGGAGCTTTCGCAACCATCTTTGGGTTCGGAGCGCAGGCCATGATTGCGACTCAGCTCTGGTTCCTCTTTCTTGTCACGCTGCAAATATGCAACGCGCTAAAGACGGTCATGACCGCGCCTGAAATGCCTGATGCTGTTGAAGGAACTGAGGCAGCAACTGAAAATGGTAGTGCTGAAGATAAAAATGAAGCTACTGAGCCTATAAAAGTTCAGCCAGCCGAAAAACGACAGCAGAACCAGATGGTCCAGATGCTATACCCGCTCTCGGTTTCGGTTATCATCTTTATGTTCATAGCATGGGCAATGGCATATATGGGCGGCATACCTTTTGCGAAGTTTGTTTTTAGGCACATGGATATTAAAATTGCCGGCGCGGCGATTTCTATTAAAAGCCTATTTTACATCCTAATTTTATTTTTCACATCGCGCCTGATTCTATTCTGGCTCAAAACCCTGGTGTCATCGACATCTATTGCCGGGCGCAAACTTGAATCAGCGCTAGCTCATACTTTCTCGACTATCGGATCTTATCTGGTCTGGGTAATCTTTATCATTTCAGCATTGTCATTGCTTGGAATTCCGATGTCGGCATTGACTTGGATAGCAAGCGGGCTTTCTATCGGTATTGGTTTCGGCCTTAAGGATATCGTAAGCAACTTTGTCAGTGGCCTGATTATCCTATTCGGTGGCTCAATTAAAAAAGGTGACACCCTGCAACGTAACAAGCTTATAGGAGTGGTTGAAGATGTTTCCATACGAAACACAACCATGCGCGCACTGGACAACAGCATGGTAATCATTCCAAACTCAAGCTTCCTCAAAGGTGAAATTGTAAACCTTAACTTCCGCGATTCCAGAATACGCGTAGCAATTCCGATAACTCTTGTTCCGGGATCGAAGATTAAAAAAGCAAAAAAATTAATGCTTAAAATTGTTAAGAAACATCCGAAAGTATTAGCTGATCCAGAACCAAGCATCCTTTTCAAGAGATTCGGACAACTTGGGCTGGACTTTGAAATATATTTTTGGGTTGAAAAGTTTGAAGATCAGTACACTACTGAATCTGAAATCGTTGATAATTTAGATCAGAGTTTCCAGGATAAGAAAGTTAAAGTCTCTTTCCGCGGAATTAAGAATAAGTACAAACCTAAAGGTAATGAAGCAGCTCAGTTGGCCGCCCAGCGTGACGCCTTGAAAGAGAAACGTAAAACAATCAGTAGATATTTCAGAGTGGCAGCACTTAGAAAACATAGAAATCTACCGAAACTGGAACGAGATAAACCTGTGTAA
- a CDS encoding rhodanese-related (seleno)protein: MKNRIVLLFIFTMFITVAAVYVTASPASAERFTTVSVETLKSKLGSDGLVIVDSRSGSDWRGSELIIPGAVRGKPGAEDLWAPEIPKNAEIIIYCAUPNEYTSARVAQELVEMGYTNVSVLLGGWHAWHRGEYPVTEK; this comes from the coding sequence GTGAAAAACCGTATCGTTTTATTATTTATATTTACAATGTTTATAACGGTCGCAGCAGTTTATGTTACTGCAAGTCCTGCTTCTGCCGAGAGATTTACTACTGTTTCTGTCGAAACGCTTAAAAGTAAGCTTGGCTCTGACGGGTTAGTTATAGTGGATTCTCGTAGTGGCTCTGATTGGCGGGGAAGTGAGCTGATTATTCCCGGAGCTGTCCGTGGTAAGCCCGGTGCTGAAGATTTATGGGCACCTGAAATACCGAAGAATGCTGAAATTATAATTTATTGTGCCTGACCTAACGAATACACCAGCGCCCGGGTGGCGCAGGAATTAGTTGAAATGGGTTACACTAATGTAAGTGTACTTCTCGGTGGATGGCACGCATGGCATAGAGGCGAGTATCCTGTTACAGAGAAATAG
- a CDS encoding ATP-binding protein, giving the protein MGNNRQLQTSEDKTSSFSLRADLAELKELAENIEKFGELNDIPGKALFEVNLVLDELFTNLVSYGCFSDSHNFDIMLLIEDGVMLIEIKDDGKPFNPLEIPEPEIHCDCDERKIGGLGIHFMRKMMDDIEYSWNNGKNRLKLTKNI; this is encoded by the coding sequence TTGGGTAATAATCGGCAGTTACAAACAAGTGAAGATAAAACTTCTTCTTTTTCGCTGAGAGCAGATCTTGCGGAGTTGAAAGAGCTTGCCGAGAATATTGAAAAATTCGGTGAGTTGAATGATATTCCGGGAAAGGCTCTTTTCGAGGTGAATCTCGTTTTGGATGAACTTTTCACTAACCTTGTCAGTTACGGGTGTTTTTCGGATTCACATAATTTTGATATAATGCTTCTTATTGAAGATGGTGTTATGCTTATTGAGATTAAAGATGACGGGAAACCATTTAATCCCCTTGAAATTCCTGAACCCGAGATCCACTGCGATTGTGATGAGCGGAAGATTGGTGGTTTAGGCATCCATTTTATGCGTAAAATGATGGATGATATTGAGTACTCGTGGAATAATGGTAAGAATAGATTGAAGTTGACCAAAAATATTTAA
- a CDS encoding STAS domain-containing protein encodes MGLEVGENKNDGVIVFSLKGRLDSNTSNDFEDRLLNSIQSGENKIVLDFENLEYISSAGLRVLLKAARELKGGDGKLVLCCLKDYIREVFDLSGFVSFLPIFDSKDECVTSF; translated from the coding sequence ATGGGCTTGGAAGTTGGTGAAAACAAAAATGATGGTGTTATAGTTTTTTCGCTTAAAGGAAGACTTGATTCTAATACTTCAAACGATTTTGAAGACAGGCTCTTGAATTCAATTCAGAGTGGAGAAAATAAAATTGTGCTGGACTTTGAAAACCTTGAGTATATTTCAAGTGCCGGGCTTCGTGTTCTTCTAAAGGCTGCTAGAGAGCTTAAAGGCGGCGACGGTAAACTGGTTCTTTGTTGTCTGAAAGATTACATTCGTGAAGTCTTTGACCTATCCGGTTTTGTTTCCTTTTTGCCTATTTTTGATTCAAAGGACGAATGTGTAACATCGTTCTAA